The following coding sequences lie in one Chionomys nivalis chromosome 8, mChiNiv1.1, whole genome shotgun sequence genomic window:
- the LOC130879928 gene encoding olfactory receptor 10T2-like has product MGNHTTVTVFLLWGFSSFPELQHLLFIVILLSYVTILLANASIMVAIKLNHNLHTPMYFFLFALSFSETCTTMVILPRLLVDLLSENKDISLHECATQMFFFFGLAANNCFILSAMSYDRYTAIYNPLHYPIFMTRKICFQLIMASGVVGFSVSLCIVIIIFNLSFCNSNIIQHFFCDIAPVVALSCNCSFLQKMILFALTVFVLVGSFILIMVSYVFIVSILVKMPSAKGRYKTFSTCSSHFTVVFIHYGFACFVYLRPKNGDTFRDDTLMAVTYTVLTPLLNPIIYSLRNKDMQTALRKILGHVIKGFPQMLNKRAGNT; this is encoded by the coding sequence ATGGGCAATCACACCACAGTGACCGTGTTCCTTCTGTGGGGATTTTCCAGTTTCCCAGAATTGCAGCATCTACTCTTTATTGTGATTCTCCTCTCCTATGTGACCATCCTCCTAGCAAATGCATCCATCATGGTGGCCATTAAGCTCAACCACAACCTTCATACCCCTATGTACTTTTTCCTCTTTGCTCTGTCCTTTTCAGAAACCTGCACCACTATGGTGATTCTACCCCGTCTGTTGGTGGACTTGCTATCAGAGAACAAGGACATTTCTCTCCATGAGTGTGCCAcacagatgtttttcttctttggattGGCAGCCAACAACTGTTTCATCTTGTCTGCTATGTCCTATGACCGGTACACTGCTATCTATAACCCCCTGCATTATCCCATCTTTATGACTAGAAAGATCTGCTTCCAGCTCATCATGGCCTCTGGGGTGGTTGgtttctcagtttctctgtgcATTGTCATCATAATATTCAACTTGTCTTTTTGTAACTCCAACATCATTCAGCACTTTTTTTGTGACATTGCACCTGTGGTTGCCCTTTCCTGTAACTGCTCTTTTCTTCAGAAAATGATTCTCTTTGCATTAACTGTGTTTGTGCTGGTGGGCAGCTTTATTTTGATCATGGTTTCTTATGTCTTCATTGTGTCCATACTTGTGAAGATGCCCTCTGCCAAGGGAAGGTATAAGACCTTTTCAACTTGCTCCTCCCACTTCACTGTGGTGTTCATACATTATGGATTTGCTTGCTTTGTCTATCTGAGACCCAAGAATGGTGACACCTTCAGAGATGACACACTGATGGCAGTGACATACACTGTTCTGACACCTCTGCTCAATCCCATCATTTACAGTTTAAGGAACAAAGACATGCAGACAGCTCTGAGAAAAATACTGGGTCATGTAATTAAGGGCTTCCCTCAAATGTTAAATAAAAGAGCTGGGAACACTTGA
- the LOC130879546 gene encoding olfactory receptor 481 gives METENDTMVTEFIILGLTDSPTLRAILFVFFLPVYIVTLLGNISIILLIRSSPQLHTPMYLFLSHLAFVDIGYSTSVTPIMLISFLREKTTLPLSGCAAQLGSDVAFGTTECFLLATMAYDRYVAICSPLLYSTQMSPAICFFLLGASYLGGCMNASSFTGCFVNLNFCGPNKINHFFCDLFPLVKLSCGHAYIAEISPSISSASVLVSTLSTIIVSYVYILLSIIRMRSTEGRNKAFSTCTSHLTAVTLFYGTVLFVYVMPKSSYSADQVKVASVIYTVVIPMLNPLIYSLRNKEVKEAMKKLMARTHWFP, from the coding sequence ATGGAAACTGAAAATGACACCATGGTGACAGAATTCATTATTCTGGGACTAACGGATAGTCCTACACTACGTGCcatcttatttgtgttttttctaCCAGTTTATATAGTGACTTTATTGGGAAATATCAGTATAATCCTTTTAATTCGAAGCAGCCCACAGCTTCACACTCCTATGTATCTGTTCCTCAGCCATCTAGCCTTTGTGGACATTGGCTACTCCACATCGGTCACACCCATCATGCTCATCAGTTTCTTAAGAGAAAAGactactctccctctctctggttGTGCAGCCCAGCTTGGCTCTGATGTAGCTTTTGGAACCACAGAATGCTTCCTGCTGGCTACCATGGCTTATGACCGTTATGTGGCCATCTGCTCTCCTCTGCTCTACTCCACTCAAATGTCCCCAGCAATCTGCTTCTTCCTGTTGGGGGCCTCCTACTTGGGTGGATGCATGAATGCCTCATCGTTCACAGGCTGTTTTGTGAACCTAAACTTCTGTGGCCCAAACAAAATCAACCATTTTTTCTGTGACCTCTTCCCACTTGTGAAACTCTCTTGTGGCCATGCTTATATTGCTGAAATATCTCCCTCCATATCTTCGGCATCTGTTCTAGTGAGCACACTATCTACCATAATTGTGTCCTATGTTTATATCCTACTGTCAATCATAAGGATGCGTTCTACTGAGGGAAGGAACAAGGCATTCTCCACCTGCACTTCCCACCTCACTGCGGTCACTTTGTTTTATGGAAcagttttatttgtatatgtgatgCCAAAGTCAAGCTATTCAGCCGATCAGGTCAAAGTGGCTTCTGTGATCTACACAGTGGTGATCCCCATGTTGAACCCTCTCATCTACAGTCTGAGGAACAAGGAGGTTAAAGAGGCTATGAAAAAATTAATGGCCAGAACACATTGGTTCCCTTGA
- the LOC130879023 gene encoding olfactory receptor 10T2-like, with amino-acid sequence MGNHTTVTMFLLWGFSSFPELQYLLFTVILLSHVTILLANASIMVAIKLSQNLHTPMYFFLFALSFSETCTTMVILPRMLVDLLSESKAISLLECATQMFFFFGLAANNCFIMAAMSYDRYTAIHSPLHYHILMTQKVCVQLVMASCVVGFLCSLGITFTIFNLSFCDSNNIQHFFCDISPLVHLACNYTVHHSMIIFMISAFVLMGSFVLIMTSYIFIVSLVVKMPSAQGRYKAFSTCSSHLTVVSMHYGFACFVYLIPKNSDSFSEDMLMAVTYTVLTPLLNPIVYSLRNKEMQTALRKVYYTVLTIFCLAWQVKRP; translated from the coding sequence ATGGGAAATCATACCACAGTGACCATGTTCCTCCTGTGGGGATTTTCCAGTTTCCCAGAGCTGCAGTATCTACTCTTCACTGTGATTCTCCTCTCCCATGTGACCATCCTCCTAGCAAATGCATCCATCATGGTGGCCATCAAACTCAGTCAAAACCTTCACActcccatgtactttttcctctttgctttgtCCTTTTCAGAAACCTGCACCACTATGGTTATCCTACCCCGAATGTTAGTGGACTTGCTGTCAGAGAGTAAGGCCATTTCTCTCCTGGAGTGTGCCAcacagatgtttttcttctttggactGGCTGCCAACAACTGCTTCATCATGGCTGCCATGTCCTATGACCGTTACACTGCCATCCACAGCCCACTGCATTATCATATCCTTATGACCCAAAAGGTCTGTGTTCAGCTTGTGATGGCTTCTTGTGTGGTCGGGTTCCTCTGTTCTCTTGGTATCACCTTCACCATATTCAACTTGTCTTTCTGTGACTCCAACAATATCCAGCACTTTTTCTGTGACATTTCACCCTTGGTTCATCTTGCCTGCAATTATACTGTTCATCATTCGatgattatttttatgatttctgCATTCGTGCTCATGGGCAGCTTTGTTTTAATCATGACTTCCTATATCTTCATAGTGTCCCTAGTTGTAAAAATGCCTTCTGCACAGGGGAGGTATAAGGCCTTCTCAacctgctcctcccacctcacAGTTGTGTCTATGCACTATGGATTTGCTTGTTTTGTCTACTTGATACCCAAGAACAGTGACTCCTTCAGTGAAGACATGCTGATGGCTGTCACATATACAGTACTGACACCTCTGCTCAACCCCATTGTTTATAgcctaagaaacaaagaaatgcagACAGCCTTGAGGAAGGTATACTACACAGTGTTAACAATATTTTGCCTTGCCTGGCAAGTAAAAAGGCCCTGA